The Xiphias gladius isolate SHS-SW01 ecotype Sanya breed wild chromosome 7, ASM1685928v1, whole genome shotgun sequence genome window below encodes:
- the cbl gene encoding E3 ubiquitin-protein ligase CBL, with translation MAGNLKKGGGFIGMMKDAFQPHHHHLHSHHQPGAVDKKTVEKCWKLMDKVVRLCQNPKLALKNSPPYILDLLPDTYQHLRTILSRYEGKMETLGDNEYFRVFMENLTKKTKQTISLFKEGKERMYEENSQPRRNLTKLSLIFSHMLAELKAIFPNGLFQGDNFRITKADAAEFWRRAFGDKTIVPWKVFRQSLHEFHPISSGLEAMALKSTIDLTCNDYISVFEFDIFTRLFQPWSSLLRNWNSLAVTHPGYMAFLTYDEVKARLQKFIHKPGSYIFRLSCTRLGQWAIGYVTADGNILQTIPHNKPLFQALIDGFREGFYLFPDGRTQNPDLTGLCEPSPQDHIKVTQEQYELYCEMGSTFQLCKICAENDKDVKIEPCGHLMCTSCLTAWQESEGQGTGCPFCRCEIKGTEPIVVDPFDPKDNSGGSCRGTFGAEGAPSPNYDDDDDDRLEDPHLMMSKLACTKVERPPSPMSMAPQSSLPPVPPRLDLLPHRPPNPPGASSPGVTTKAASHHKDKPLPLPPALRDLPPPPPPDRPHTAGTASDGRLQRRPLPCTPGEPLRDKLPPTPPNRPLADWNSRPVPKAPTSSSSSSSSSSSSSQVSSLGGDIRAGVRELSNRHSLPLALPSALDTRSDSQKNNSSLSLDHQLNFAAVAGQDYDNPKVKPSASANAIYALASRPSPALRAVTGEEARDNEEESEYMIPSSRPVLPPITALSAGETTPVLRPPQPQPLSSLQTQAHASTLSSRLVLAELEDGPQMYEAMYNIQARSQQARDSDYSELPPLAMTNGPRDHTAEDREEENGYDFPKPRLPMPPARRTLSELGGSSSSSSSSSSCSSSMAAFSRFSLDSDAGAAASFSEPVEAPERPPKPLPRRINSERRPSPVPPIPAPPSSGATGGEANPQISSEIEHLMSQGYSYQDIQKALMIAQNNIEMAKNILREFVSIPSTAHLLT, from the exons GTGGTGCGCCTGTGCCAAAACCCCAAATTGGCTCTGAAGAACAGCCCCCCTTACATCCTGGATCTGCTGCCAgacacctaccagcacctgcGCACCATCTTGTCTCGCTACGAGGGCAAAATGGAGACTCTGGGGGACAACGAGTACTTCCGGGTCTTCATGGAGAACTTAACAAAGAAGACCAAGCAGACCATCAGCTTGTTCAAGGAAGGCAAAGAACGCATGTACGAGGAGAACTCACAACCCAG GCGGAACCTCACTAAGCTGTCGTTAATCTTCAGCCACATGCTGGCTGAGCTGAAGGCCATCTTCCCCAATGGTCTGTTTCAGGGTGACAACTTCCGCATCACCAAGGCAGATGCTGCAGAGTTCTGGAGGCGCGCCTTCGGGGACAA GACCATCGTGCCTTGGAAGGTGTTCCGTCAGTCTCTTCATGAGTTTCATCCCATCAGCTCCGGACTGGAGGCCATGGCCCTCAAGTCCACCATTGACCTCACCTGCAATGACTACATATCTGTCTTTGAGTTTGACATCTTCACCAGGCTATTTCAG cCTTGGTCGTCCCTGCTGCGGAACTGGAACAGCTTGGCAGTTACTCATCCGGGGTACATGGCCTTCCTCACCTACGATGAGGTCAAAGCACGGTTGCAGAAGTTCATTCACAAGCCTGGCAG TTACATCTTCCGACTGAGCTGTACACGGCTGGGCCAGTGGGCGATCGGCTACGTGACAGCAGATGGAAACATTCTCCAGACCATTCCCCACAATAAACCCCTCTTCCAGGCCCTCATAGATGGCTTCAGGGAAGGATT CTATTTATTCCCTGATGGCCGGACCCAAAACCCTGACCTGACAGGACTGTGTGAGCCTTCGCCTCAAGACCACATCAAAGTCACACAG GAGCAATATGAGCTGTACTGTGAGATGGGCTCCACTTTCCAGCTGTGTAAGATTTGTGCCGAGAATGACAAGGATGTGAAGATTGAGCCCTGTGGTCATCTCATGTGCACCTCCTGTCTCACTGCCTGGCAG GAGTCAGAAGGTCAGGGAACGGGGTGTCCCTTCTGTCGCTGTGAGATTAAGGGTACGGAACCCATTGTCGTGGATCCTTTTGACCCTAAGGACAACAGCGGGGGCTCCTGCAGGGGCACATTTGGGGCTGAGGGTGCACCATCACCCAAttatgacgatgatgatgacgacagACTTGAAGATCCCCATCTCATGATGAGCAAACTTGCCTGTACAAAG GTGGAGCGGCCCCCATCACCCATGTCCATGGCTCCTCAGTCCTCTCTTCCCCCTGTGCCGCCCAGACTAGACCTTCTACCGCACAGACCTCCCAACCCCCCTGGTGCCTCCAGCCCTGGGGTCACCACTAAG GCAGCATCTCACCACAAAGACAAGCCTCTTCCCCTACCTCCAGCACTAAGGgatcttccccctcctccccctccggACCGGCCCCACACAGCTGGGACAGCCTCTGATGGACGGCTGCAGAGGCGGCCTTTACCCTGCACTCCCGGGGAGCCCCTTCGAGATAAGCTCCCTCCTACACCTCCAAACCGGCCCCTGGCTGACTGGAACTCTAGGCCTGTTCCCAAGgcccccacctcctcttcctcatcctcatcctcatcttcctcgTCCTCCCAAGTGTCCAGTCTGGGAGGGGACATTCGAGCAGGTGTCAGGGAACTCTCCAACCGACACTCCCTCCCCTTGGCACTGCCCTCCGCTTTGGACACCCGCTCAGACTCACAGAAGAACAACAGCTCCCTCAGTCTGGATCACCAGCTG AATTTTGCCGCAGTAGCCGGTCAAGATTATGACAACCCCAAAGTGAAGCCCTCAGCCTCAGCCAACGCCATCTATGCACTGGCAAGCAG ACCGTCTCCAGCCCTGAGGGCAGTGACAGGAGAGGAGGCACGTGACAATGAGGAGGAGTCGGAGTACATGATTCCCTCCTCTCGCCCTGTCCTGCCCCCCATCACGGCACTATCTGCAGGGGAGACCACACCAGTCCTGAGGCCCCCACAACCTCAGCCTCTATCATCACTCCAGACACAGGCCCACGCCTCCACACTCAGCTCAAG GCTGGTACTGGCTGAGCTAGAGGATGGACCTCAAATGTATGAAGCTATGTACAACATTCAGGCCAGGTCACAACAAGCCAGAGATTCAG ACTATTCCGAGTTGCCCCCTCTGGCAATGACCAATGGTCCTAGGGACCACACGGCCGAggacagggaagaagaaaacGGCTATGACTTCCCTAAACCCCGGCTGCCAATGCCGCCCGCCCGACGGACCCTTTCAGAACTGGGGGGgtcgtcttcctcctcttcgtcaTCCTCCTCATGCTCATCCTCCATGGCTGCTTTCAGTCGCTTTTCTTTAGATTCAGACGCTGGAGCTGCGGCAT CCTTCTCAGAGCCAGTGGAAGCACCAGAGAGACCTCCAAAGCCCCTGCCCAGACGAATCAACTCGGAGCGTCGACCCAGCCCTGTCCCGCCCATCCCCGCTCCGCCCAGTAGTGGGGCAACAGGAGGAGAAGCCAACCCTCAAATCAGTAGCGAGATAGAGCACCTCATGAGTCAGGGATACTCTTACCAGGACATCCAGAAGGCACTGATGATTGCACAGAACAATATCGAAATGGCCAAGAATATCCTACGCGAGTTTGTCTCAATTCCCTCCACCGCTCATCTTCTTACATAG